The bacterium genome has a window encoding:
- a CDS encoding DUF2442 domain-containing protein yields the protein MNPRVRRVKPEDDYRLRITFTNGEVRVFDVSPYLKTGVFRELLDPAVFRSVRPAFGTIQWGGGQDFCPDTLYEGSVPLGNEQADAAREKPSTYRISRKKK from the coding sequence GTGAATCCAAGAGTTAGAAGGGTCAAACCGGAAGATGACTATCGCTTGCGCATCACATTCACCAATGGTGAGGTGCGCGTCTTCGACGTTTCACCGTATCTCAAGACAGGCGTCTTCCGGGAACTTCTCGACCCCGCCGTATTCCGGTCCGTGCGTCCCGCGTTTGGGACAATTCAATGGGGCGGCGGACAGGACTTCTGCCCGGACACACTCTACGAGGGAAGCGTGCCACTCGGGAACGAGCAGGCCGATGCCGCCCGTGAAAAGCCGTCGACGTATCGGATTTCTAGAAAGAAGAAGTGA
- a CDS encoding DUF4160 domain-containing protein has protein sequence MPVISMFYGIIVMMFFVDNKRHKKPHIHVKYQQHEAILGLPAGRLLEGSLPPAKMKLVQAWMEIHRDELMADWLLASKGEQVFKIDPLR, from the coding sequence ATGCCTGTGATTTCGATGTTCTACGGGATCATCGTGATGATGTTCTTCGTAGACAACAAGCGGCACAAGAAGCCACACATCCACGTGAAATATCAGCAACACGAGGCTATCCTCGGGCTTCCTGCCGGTCGCTTGCTCGAAGGATCCCTGCCGCCCGCCAAGATGAAACTCGTCCAGGCATGGATGGAGATCCACCGCGACGAGCTGATGGCGGACTGGCTGCTGGCCTCGAAGGGCGAGCAGGTGTTCAAGATTGATCCTCTGAGGTGA